The genomic window GTGGACCGGCTCCGCGCCGAGCAGGCGCAGCACCGCGACCAGGTCCTCGCTGAAGCCGCCGAGCTGCTCCAGGCGAACCGCGCGGCCGTGTACGAGGACGCCGGCCGCCACGCCGCCGACGGCATGGACCGCGCCCGCGACCTGCTGCTCGCCGCCCGCACCAGCAAGGAGGGCTGACCCGTGGCCACCACCGAAACCGCCGACGAGCCATGGGCAGCCCAGCGGGACGCCAGTTGGTACAACCGGCCGAACACCCGCACCGACAAGGTCGTCCACGTCGCTGGCAAGCCGAGTCTGTACGGCCAGATGTCCCGCTGCGGCCGATCGGTCCTGAACGAAGACCTCATGTGGTCCCTGGAGGGCGTCCCGGAGCACGTGCGCTGCCAGGGCAGCGGTTGCCGCCAGGCGTGGCCGGTCGCCACCCGCACCGCTTCTGACGGCCGTCACCACCCCTGACCCCCGGAAGGACCACCGTGGACCCGCTGACCGTCCGCTGGGACCGCACCGTCATCCACCCCGATCCGAGCATCCCCGGTGACGAGACGATCGTCTGCTGCCTTGCTGCGGACGGCCGGCCCGTCGCCCTGTTCCTGGACGACGAACTGCGCGAGGCACTCGGCATGCAGCTCGTCGACCCCAACCCGGACAACTGACGCCTACTGACGCCCGTCATATCCACCCGGGGCCGCTGACCGGCGGCCCCACCACGAAGGAGCACACCACCGTGACCGACATGACCATGGCCCAGGCCGACATCTACCTCGACCGCGTCGATGACGCCCTGACCGCCGCCGGCATCCGGCCGGACGACTTCGACGGTTCCGACAGTGACGAGTACGCCGAGGACGGCATCACCGCCGTCCCGTCCGCCGTCCTCACCTGGGACACCTCCGATTTGCTGATGATCGGCGAGGCGCACGGCCGGTTCGAAGACGGTGTCCTCGTCGCCTGGGATGCCTCGCGGGGCTGGGTGATCGCCGAGCTGAACGCCGACCACTCGAACGGGCCGCTGGAGCCGCTGCCGATCCCCATCACCGCTGAGCCGCACCGGGTCGCGTTCACGATCGCCGCTGCGGTCCTCGCAGAGCCGCTCACGACCAACGGCGAACTCGACGGGCCCGCCTGGTCCTGGGCGCTGGCCGCGCGGCAGACCGCCGAGTGACCGCCGAGCCGCCACCCACACCCGACGACACCGACACCATCCCCTGCTGAGGAGCAACCCACGATGACCGACCAGCCGTACACCACCGCCGACCTCCACGCCGAGGCTGCCCTCCAGTACGACGCCCACGCCGAGGACCCCGACTTTGGCGGCGTCGGCGAGGGCATGGAGGGCGAGCAGCCCTGGGACGCCCTCAGCGAGGACGACTTCCACACCGCCCAGCTCGCCATCCACGATCTGCGGCGGAAGGCTGCGCCCCTCGGCCACTGGGCTATCCGGCTCGGCGCCGACGACCTAGAGCCCAGCGAGGACCACGTCGACGTCAACGCGAGCGACGACGGGCGGCCGCTGATCCGGGTCCACTTCGCGTTCCTTTCCGACATGCCCGCCGACATGCGGGCCGAGTTCATCGCCAGCATCGCCGAGCAGGTAGCTGCGGCTGCCCGCTGACCTGCCACCCCGCGCCGGGCCGTCCCGTACGGCCCGGCCCACCCCAAAGGAGAGCACCGTGCCCGACCAGACCCCCGCCCAGACCCTGCGCGCCGCCGCCGAGAAGCTGCGGGCGCTCGCCAACGAGGCCAACCACCGCGCGGCCGGCCCGTGGATCGTCCACGAGGCGTACGGCTTCCTCCGCGTCGACAACGACCGCGACAAGAGCAAGGAAGCGTGGACGATGAAGACCGGCGCCGACCTCGCCGAAGAGAACCGGCCGACCGCCGAGTACATCGCCCTGCTGCACCCCGGCGTCGGCTTGGCGCTCGCCCGCTGGTTGGATTCCCTGACCGGCGTCGAGGTCGGCGAGCACGGGCCGATGGCTGAGGAGTACCAGCACGCCCTCGCGGTCGCCCGCGCGATCCTCGGCACCCCGTCATGACGCCCGCCGGCTGGTCGCTGTGCTGCGCCGCCTCCGTGCTGATCGCGGCTGGCTGCATCCGGCAAGCGGCCCGCTCCGACCGGGCCCGCGAGGAGCGCGACGTCGTCACCGGCGCCGAGAACCTCTGCCGCGCGGCCGCCAGTGGCCTGTTCGCCATCAACCCCGAGGAGAACTGACCAGCCATGACGCCTATCCGCCCCGGCCCGGTCCCCGAGGAACTGCACGCCCGGCCGCTCAGCCGGCGGGAGGTCCAGGTGCTCGCCCTCGCCGCACAGGGCTGCACCAACCTGGCCATCGCCGACGACCTGGGCATCGCGTTCGAGAGCGTCCGCACCTACCTGCGCACCGCCTACCTCAAGCTCGGCGCCCGCGACCGCGCGCATGCCGTCCACCTCGCCCATGACCTCATCACCGCACAGGAGCAGCAGAGATGACCGACCACTACGGCGCGCAGGTCCGCCGGAACCTGCATGCTGCCGAGGAGGCGTTGACCCGCGTCCTGCGGCTCGCCCAGACGCTGCCGGCCGACGTCCGTACGCAGATCGAAGCCGCCATCGACGGCCCCGCCGAGCCCGAGCAGCCCGACGCCGAGCCGTGCACCGGCCGCCCCGGGTTCTGCCGGCCCTGCCGCACCGTGCACCCGCGCCCGTCATGACGGGCCGGTTCGAGGACGAGAGGATCTGTCCGATGTGCCAGATAGACGAGCATATGCTGCGGCCGCGCGCTCATCCGTGGTGGGATGACGGCGAGTTGCCGGCGGGTGTGGTGTGGCCGTGGGAGGAGCAGTGCGGGTGTCCGTGTGCTCAGGAGCCGCCTCGCCGCGTGTTCGTGGATGTGCATCTGCCGCCGTACCAGGTAGAGGCTGGAATTCGGCCCGTGGAGCTCTAACGTCCACTTCACGCGCCGATGGTGCACACTGTGCGTGAATGGGAAAGCGCCAACCCCTGGCCGGGCTGGCGCTTCACGAGGTACCGCTGGTGTGGATGCTCCTAGCGTACCCCTCGCACCGCACGGAGACCCCAATGCCGCTCTCTGACGATGAGCTCGCCGAGATCCTCGGCCTGACACCCGACCAAGCCGCGCGCGTCCCGGTCGCGTTCTGGACTGTGGCCCGCGAGTTCCTGGCGTCCTGACAGAACGAGAGCGGGACGCCCCTGCCCAGGACGCCCCGCTTGACCCGCACCGCCCGAGCGACCACCACGCTGCTCTCCGGCTCGAACCTGACGGTACTCCTCAGCACGGAGACGAGCATGTTCGACACCGCCGACGATCCCCTTCCGATACCCCAATGTTGCTGCTGCGGCTACGAGCTGCACGGCGCCGACTACGGCCGGCTGGCCTGTTGGCGGTGTGAGGAGCGCCTGTACGACCGCCTCAACGAGGTCGGCGAGCTGTGGGCGAAGCTCCCTGGCAGTGCTCACCGCCCGGTTGGCAAGCGCTCCCCTGGGCGTTCCATGAGCGTTCACCCCGGCATGCCCGGCAACGCCACGGTCATCAATCTGACCGCGGGTGGTGATGACACCCCGCTCGGCCGGCTTCTCGCGGTGGAGGAGGACTGGCGTCGGGCCCGCGGCTTCACTGTGCAGGTGTGGCGCGGCAGTGTCGAGCAGACGATGCCGCTGGTCCTCAGGTTCCTGCGTGACAACTTGCCGTGGGCGTGCGGGGCGCACAAGAACCCGGGGCTGCTCCCTGACGGATCCGAGCTGCTTCCCGATGTGCAGCTGCTGGACGAGGCGTTGCGGCGCACCGTCGGCGAACTTGCCCAGACCGTCACCGGTGAGCGGCGGCCGCGCACGATCCCGGTCATGTGTGGCGCCGAGTGGGACGACGGGGCGACGTGCTCGGCGGAGATCCGGGTCGGGGCGCAGACGCTCCGCACGGTCTGTCCCGGCTGTGGCGCCGAGTGGACCAGGGAGATTTTCCTTCGTCTTGCGGCGGAGGCCAACCAGATGGGAGCAGCAGCATGACCGACCCTGCCTTCGTCCACCAGGTGCTGGACGTCTTCGCCCGAGCGGAATGCCACACCGAACTTCTCTGGCACGTCCGCGACGAGAGCATTACGTTCCATGCGAACGTC from Kitasatospora sp. NBC_01287 includes these protein-coding regions:
- a CDS encoding helix-turn-helix transcriptional regulator, which produces MTPIRPGPVPEELHARPLSRREVQVLALAAQGCTNLAIADDLGIAFESVRTYLRTAYLKLGARDRAHAVHLAHDLITAQEQQR